Proteins from a genomic interval of Rhodothermales bacterium:
- the hemG gene encoding protoporphyrinogen oxidase — translation MTLPHVVIVGGGIAGLTVAYRLRGKARVTVLEKARRTGGKLMTERADGFVIEHGPDVFLTRKPWAAELCEELGLAMQPTNPESRGSFIRWKEKLHPLPEGFGGLVPTRWIPVLRSRLLSPRGKLRLLLEPLAPTREGDGDEPLGQFVRRRLGNEAFERIVGPLLSGIYGGDPDALSLEATFPQLRRMEQETGSLVRGARARRRKGVKGAMVFATLSEGLGALPESLLERCEADIRCSVQVQSVEKDLSAWSIETADSTLVAQAVVVATPARAAADMLPETVSRTLNEFTTGSTVTVTLGWREGPELEGYGFLAPEGDVRACTWSSTKILGRAPKGGGLARVFFGRGPEDPWLSASDGKLIERAHAEVRRVTGHAASPDLARVTRWIDAQPLYTLGHPERLDRIEGHLADCPGLFLTGASYRGVGIPDVIHHANQTARRVLAYL, via the coding sequence GTGACTCTTCCGCATGTGGTCATAGTCGGCGGTGGAATTGCCGGCCTCACCGTGGCATATCGACTCCGGGGTAAGGCCCGCGTCACCGTGCTGGAAAAGGCACGCCGCACCGGCGGCAAGCTCATGACCGAGCGGGCAGACGGGTTCGTGATCGAGCACGGTCCGGACGTCTTCCTGACGCGCAAACCATGGGCGGCGGAGTTGTGCGAGGAGCTGGGGCTGGCCATGCAGCCCACCAACCCCGAGTCCCGCGGCAGCTTCATTCGCTGGAAGGAGAAGCTCCACCCGTTGCCTGAGGGCTTTGGCGGTCTGGTGCCTACGCGATGGATTCCGGTTCTCAGATCTCGGCTGCTCTCGCCGCGGGGCAAGCTGCGCCTGCTCCTGGAGCCGCTGGCGCCCACTCGCGAGGGCGACGGGGACGAGCCTCTCGGCCAGTTCGTGCGGCGGCGCCTGGGGAATGAGGCCTTTGAGCGCATTGTCGGGCCGCTGCTCTCAGGCATCTATGGAGGCGATCCTGATGCCTTGAGCCTGGAGGCGACATTCCCGCAACTCAGGCGCATGGAGCAGGAGACGGGCAGTCTCGTGCGAGGTGCCCGCGCGCGTCGACGCAAGGGAGTGAAAGGCGCGATGGTCTTTGCGACCCTTTCGGAAGGACTGGGAGCGCTACCGGAATCTTTGCTTGAGCGCTGTGAGGCAGATATTCGGTGCAGCGTACAGGTGCAGTCCGTCGAGAAGGATCTGAGCGCATGGAGCATCGAGACCGCTGATTCCACCCTGGTGGCTCAGGCGGTTGTCGTTGCTACCCCGGCCCGTGCAGCAGCCGATATGCTTCCGGAAACGGTCTCCCGGACCTTGAACGAGTTCACGACGGGCAGCACGGTCACCGTCACGCTTGGCTGGCGTGAGGGCCCCGAACTCGAGGGCTACGGATTTCTGGCTCCCGAGGGGGACGTTCGCGCATGCACGTGGTCCAGCACCAAGATCCTGGGCCGCGCTCCCAAAGGTGGCGGGCTCGCGCGGGTGTTCTTCGGCCGCGGGCCCGAGGATCCCTGGCTCTCGGCTTCCGACGGAAAACTGATCGAGCGGGCTCACGCGGAGGTCAGGCGGGTGACAGGTCATGCAGCATCGCCAGACCTTGCGCGGGTGACCCGCTGGATCGATGCTCAGCCGTTATACACCCTCGGTCATCCCGAGCGTCTCGACCGGATTGAAGGGCATCTCGCCGATTGCCCCGGACTCTTTCTGACCGGGGCGTCGTACCGGGGTGTCGGAATTCCGGACGTCATCCACCACGCCAATCAGACCGCACGCAGGGTGCTGGCCTACCTATGA
- the hemL gene encoding glutamate-1-semialdehyde 2,1-aminomutase, translating into MNRSLSDALFAEAQSLLPGGVDSPARAFRSVGGNPHFMASGKGAWMTDVDGNRFVDYVLSFGPLILGHAPEVLTSALAEAAAKGTSFGAPSPLELELARLVQAFMPSLELVRFVNSGTEATMSAIRVARAFTGRDKVIKFEGNYHGHADLLLVQAGSGQATLGLPDSPGVPAATVANTLVLPFNDLAAVERCLDAHRGEVAAVIMEPVAGNMGVIPPVEGYLEGVRSLTRHHGSLLIFDEVMTGWRVHPGGAQTLYGVTPDLTALGKVIGGGLPVGAYGGRRGIMEMVAPAGPVYQAGTLSGNPLAMTGGIITLRKLQEAGLWQQIAEATIQIENVIADAASQAGVPVTQNRVGTMFCTYFTDRPVRAYRDVQACDLQRFSAFFRRLLEEGVYLPPSQFEACFVSSEHGDKEIETTHRAALAAFRAVA; encoded by the coding sequence ATGAACCGATCACTGTCCGACGCGCTGTTTGCAGAGGCGCAGAGTCTGCTTCCTGGTGGCGTGGACTCCCCGGCACGGGCCTTCCGCAGCGTTGGGGGAAATCCACACTTCATGGCCTCCGGCAAGGGCGCCTGGATGACCGATGTGGATGGGAACCGCTTTGTGGACTACGTGCTGAGCTTTGGACCGCTGATTCTTGGCCACGCTCCAGAAGTTCTGACTTCCGCGCTGGCCGAGGCGGCGGCCAAAGGGACCTCTTTTGGCGCGCCCAGCCCGCTTGAGCTGGAACTGGCCCGGCTGGTGCAGGCCTTCATGCCGTCGCTGGAGTTGGTCCGCTTTGTGAACTCGGGGACGGAAGCGACCATGAGCGCTATCCGTGTGGCCCGGGCGTTCACCGGCCGCGACAAAGTCATCAAGTTCGAGGGCAACTACCACGGTCACGCCGATCTGCTTCTGGTCCAGGCCGGCTCCGGACAGGCCACCCTGGGACTGCCCGACTCTCCAGGCGTGCCCGCAGCGACGGTCGCAAACACGCTGGTTCTTCCATTCAACGACCTCGCGGCCGTAGAGCGCTGCCTCGATGCCCACCGGGGTGAGGTAGCCGCCGTAATCATGGAGCCCGTCGCCGGCAACATGGGCGTCATTCCTCCCGTGGAGGGCTATCTGGAGGGCGTTCGATCCTTGACCCGGCACCACGGCAGCCTGCTCATCTTTGACGAGGTGATGACCGGCTGGCGGGTACACCCCGGAGGAGCACAAACACTGTATGGTGTCACCCCGGACCTGACAGCCCTGGGCAAAGTGATCGGTGGAGGCCTGCCGGTCGGCGCATATGGCGGCCGCCGCGGCATTATGGAGATGGTGGCGCCGGCCGGACCGGTGTACCAGGCGGGCACGCTTTCCGGCAACCCGCTGGCGATGACGGGTGGCATCATCACGCTACGCAAACTGCAGGAAGCCGGCCTCTGGCAGCAGATTGCGGAGGCCACCATCCAAATCGAGAACGTGATTGCAGATGCGGCCAGTCAGGCAGGCGTGCCCGTGACCCAGAACCGGGTAGGTACCATGTTCTGCACCTACTTCACTGACAGACCAGTACGTGCCTACCGGGACGTTCAGGCCTGCGACCTGCAGCGCTTCTCCGCGTTCTTCCGGCGGTTGCTGGAAGAGGGCGTGTATCTGCCGCCCTCGCAGTTTGAGGCCTGTTTCGTATCGAGCGAGCACGGAGACAAGGAAATCGAAACTACTCACCGCGCGGCCCTGGCCGCCTTCAGAGCGGTAGCCTGA
- the hemH gene encoding ferrochelatase, which yields MPIGVLMLNFGEPEQPVMEEVLPFLERIFLNNTPLERFPSEEAWRARCLDLARKRAPGLIEDYKRIGGSPLNAQARAEGEALQAELDRRDLDAHVYVAFQFMEPSIEASVRLAREDGVTALVALPVYPLCGFSTNVAAIRSVRAAAGDLPVQAVTAFHHDDAYVRYRADNLRAFCAQEDLDLRDPDTLLYFSAHGTPVKYLELGSRYDGYVEEHCARIAHLMGDVNYTLAYQNHSNRGIAWTEPSNETRLPTVVERRLVVEPISFIHEQSETLAELDIDFRSEADALGKQVFRVPTPQDHDRLAGILADLIEPALVGAPAETAGLHACRCAPGSFCPNGHREVDCHHARHQPQA from the coding sequence ATGCCCATCGGCGTCCTGATGCTGAACTTCGGCGAGCCCGAGCAGCCCGTCATGGAGGAGGTGCTACCATTTCTGGAGCGCATCTTCCTGAACAATACCCCCCTGGAGCGCTTCCCGTCCGAGGAGGCCTGGCGTGCGCGCTGCCTCGACCTGGCCCGGAAGCGCGCGCCGGGGCTGATTGAGGACTACAAGCGCATTGGCGGCTCGCCTCTCAATGCCCAGGCCCGAGCCGAGGGTGAGGCTCTGCAGGCCGAGTTGGATCGTCGCGACCTGGACGCCCACGTGTACGTGGCTTTCCAGTTCATGGAGCCGTCGATTGAAGCATCGGTCCGGCTAGCCCGTGAGGACGGAGTGACCGCGTTGGTCGCGCTGCCCGTTTACCCGCTGTGCGGGTTCTCGACCAATGTGGCTGCCATTCGCTCCGTCCGTGCTGCCGCGGGAGATCTGCCCGTGCAGGCGGTCACCGCGTTCCACCATGATGATGCTTACGTACGGTATCGCGCAGATAACCTGAGAGCGTTTTGTGCGCAGGAGGACCTCGATCTGCGCGATCCGGATACGTTGCTCTACTTCTCGGCCCACGGCACTCCTGTCAAGTATCTGGAGCTGGGGAGCCGGTACGACGGCTACGTAGAGGAGCATTGCGCCCGCATTGCCCATCTGATGGGCGACGTGAACTATACGCTGGCCTATCAGAACCACTCCAATCGCGGCATCGCCTGGACTGAGCCGTCAAATGAAACGCGTCTGCCCACGGTCGTCGAGCGACGCCTTGTGGTAGAACCCATCAGCTTCATCCACGAGCAATCCGAGACGCTTGCCGAGTTGGATATCGATTTCCGTAGCGAGGCCGATGCGCTTGGCAAGCAGGTTTTCCGTGTGCCGACTCCGCAGGATCACGATCGCCTGGCGGGCATCCTTGCCGACCTGATCGAGCCGGCTCTTGTCGGAGCGCCTGCAGAGACTGCAGGGCTGCACGCATGCCGATGTGCGCCCGGCTCCTTCTGCCCCAACGGCCATCGCGAGGTGGATTGCCACCACGCCCGGCACCAACCACAGGCATGA
- a CDS encoding uroporphyrinogen-III synthase yields the protein MRVLLLRSPEGAEAYLEAFETSGIRADVLDVVQFEYLDPAPVRRRLAEPERYSGLVVLSPRTTEAWRRDEPSRLLLQQWRHLPSYVVGPRTEREARQLGLSTHANPGQGAVDLARHIVSRNPEKPLLFCCGDPRRPELPEILEREGVPLVEVPVYASHLKSEPPEGPPPDWVVFFSPRAMGVRRLWDWPWHAIRTGVVGDSAMRLEPHAEAAAPYHDVSGLVDTITRAAAR from the coding sequence ATGAGGGTCCTGCTTCTACGCAGTCCGGAAGGCGCGGAAGCGTATCTGGAAGCGTTCGAAACGTCTGGAATCCGGGCCGATGTGCTCGACGTGGTGCAGTTCGAGTATCTGGATCCTGCGCCTGTGCGACGCCGCCTCGCCGAACCTGAGCGGTACTCGGGTCTGGTAGTGCTCTCTCCGCGAACCACGGAGGCGTGGCGAAGGGACGAGCCGTCCCGCCTGCTGCTCCAGCAGTGGCGACACCTGCCGAGCTACGTGGTTGGTCCGCGAACGGAGCGTGAGGCCCGCCAGCTGGGTCTGTCGACGCACGCGAACCCTGGGCAGGGCGCGGTAGACCTGGCTCGGCACATTGTGAGCCGAAACCCCGAGAAGCCGCTTCTTTTCTGCTGCGGCGATCCGCGTCGCCCGGAATTGCCGGAGATTCTCGAGCGGGAAGGCGTGCCGCTTGTTGAGGTCCCGGTGTACGCATCACACCTGAAATCAGAGCCACCCGAGGGACCTCCGCCGGATTGGGTGGTCTTCTTCAGTCCTCGAGCGATGGGCGTGAGGCGCCTCTGGGACTGGCCGTGGCACGCGATTCGCACGGGTGTGGTCGGCGACTCGGCCATGCGGCTGGAGCCGCATGCCGAGGCGGCGGCCCCTTACCACGACGTGTCCGGCCTCGTCGACACCATCACCCGCGCGGCGGCCCGCTAG
- a CDS encoding DUF2911 domain-containing protein: MRLSYVAVFFALLLGFADVAHAQLPASPRGQAQTQIGSREGPWITVDYGRPILRGRTNIFGSGEEYGKSLYAGAPVWRLGANQSTSLMTETDLMIGGQHVPAGTYTMFAELNSPTSWTLIISNHKGKVNPRDENEEGIWGSYGYSPDMDVARATMQTTSVDASVDQLSIVFMDVSANGGLMGVVWGNTMAMVPFQVH; this comes from the coding sequence ATGCGACTCTCTTACGTAGCCGTCTTTTTTGCCCTCCTGCTCGGCTTTGCCGATGTAGCCCACGCCCAGTTACCGGCATCGCCGCGTGGACAGGCTCAGACCCAGATCGGAAGCCGGGAAGGCCCGTGGATCACTGTTGACTACGGTCGGCCGATCCTGCGCGGACGCACCAACATCTTCGGTTCTGGCGAGGAGTACGGAAAGAGCCTGTACGCGGGTGCGCCGGTCTGGCGTCTCGGGGCGAACCAGTCCACCAGCCTGATGACGGAGACGGACCTGATGATTGGCGGGCAGCATGTGCCGGCCGGCACGTACACCATGTTCGCCGAGCTGAACAGCCCGACCTCCTGGACGCTGATCATTTCAAACCACAAGGGCAAGGTCAACCCTAGGGACGAGAATGAAGAGGGCATCTGGGGCTCCTACGGATACTCCCCGGACATGGACGTGGCCCGGGCAACCATGCAAACCACTTCGGTGGACGCCTCCGTGGACCAGCTCTCCATTGTCTTCATGGACGTGAGCGCCAACGGCGGCCTGATGGGCGTCGTGTGGGGCAACACCATGGCCATGGTACCCTTCCAGGTACACTAG
- a CDS encoding YceI family protein has translation MRLITLLAALVLVAPVAAQSFLTETGHAEFESSVPLHSFVGESDALVGRISLPDSTVDFYLDLETLDTGIRKRDKDMRKTLKTDEFPFAEFFGKLTSDFDPAGGVQDVSVEGTFTIHGVSRPLTVEGTLEPTADGMVLNAAWVLNLDDYDIKPPSLLIVKVDPQQKIQISALLPPEPGT, from the coding sequence ATGCGCCTCATAACCCTCCTTGCTGCACTCGTTCTGGTCGCCCCCGTGGCGGCACAAAGCTTTCTGACGGAGACGGGGCACGCAGAATTTGAGTCAAGCGTGCCCTTGCATTCGTTCGTGGGGGAGAGCGATGCCCTTGTCGGGCGGATATCGCTGCCTGACTCCACGGTGGACTTCTACCTGGACCTGGAGACACTGGACACCGGCATCCGCAAGCGCGACAAGGACATGCGCAAAACGCTGAAAACGGACGAGTTTCCGTTTGCGGAGTTCTTCGGCAAACTGACTTCGGACTTCGATCCGGCGGGCGGCGTGCAGGACGTATCGGTAGAAGGCACCTTCACCATCCACGGCGTCTCCCGGCCGCTGACGGTGGAGGGTACCCTGGAGCCGACGGCCGACGGCATGGTGCTCAATGCCGCCTGGGTGCTGAATCTGGACGATTACGACATCAAGCCACCCAGCCTCTTGATTGTAAAGGTCGATCCCCAGCAGAAAATCCAGATTTCTGCTCTGCTTCCACCCGAACCTGGTACCTGA
- a CDS encoding TIGR02206 family membrane protein: MRTMGRYFEFDYSGAPFELFGPAHLWTVLGMALAIWLIVRAGRGMTETGRRTARWTMAASMAVMEIASHSFWAMGGAWSAQTLLPLHMCGIMTYVSMAALVFDLRRLYPLVYFLGIGGAIQAIITPDAAEYGYPHFRYWEAMFSHGVLVLAGFWVVIVERAFPTMRDLWETFAGLNVYALFVYFVNAGLGSNYLYVNGKPDIASALDLMPDWPYYILVLEAIALGLFLLMYLPFWWRRQYGTAAEPDVSVV, translated from the coding sequence TTGCGAACGATGGGGCGGTACTTCGAATTCGACTACAGCGGCGCGCCGTTTGAACTCTTCGGTCCAGCGCATCTCTGGACCGTTCTGGGCATGGCGCTCGCGATCTGGCTCATTGTGCGGGCCGGTCGCGGGATGACGGAGACGGGACGCCGTACCGCGCGCTGGACGATGGCCGCGTCCATGGCGGTCATGGAGATCGCCTCACACAGTTTTTGGGCGATGGGGGGCGCGTGGTCTGCCCAAACGCTTCTGCCACTGCACATGTGTGGCATCATGACCTACGTGAGCATGGCGGCCCTGGTCTTCGACCTGCGTCGGCTGTATCCGCTGGTCTACTTCCTGGGAATCGGCGGTGCCATTCAGGCCATCATCACGCCAGACGCCGCCGAGTACGGGTATCCGCACTTCCGCTATTGGGAGGCCATGTTTTCTCACGGAGTGCTCGTGCTGGCGGGATTCTGGGTGGTGATCGTCGAGCGTGCCTTCCCGACGATGCGCGACCTGTGGGAGACCTTTGCCGGCCTCAACGTGTACGCGCTCTTTGTCTATTTCGTCAATGCGGGGTTGGGCTCGAATTACCTCTACGTAAACGGCAAGCCGGACATAGCGAGCGCGCTCGATCTGATGCCGGATTGGCCCTACTACATCCTGGTCCTCGAGGCCATCGCGCTGGGTCTCTTTCTGCTCATGTACCTGCCCTTTTGGTGGCGTCGGCAGTACGGCACAGCCGCAGAGCCCGACGTTTCAGTCGTTTGA
- a CDS encoding HAMP domain-containing histidine kinase: MASFPAETTLSRVFPQNGSRLGRDEGSPYEAVFQLSGHGMAILERRTDGTFRIKDYNRAAERAIGSGSAGSRAAAGCSLEEVLPGISAMGLNGRLNESLDTNSKVHLGAIEYRPPSGPQTVFTGDVVPLEDNLLLISFENITGHVEQLPGEGTGGDGAQLDSLAVRVAQELREPVGSIKLAADLLFKDESQKLPHPAGEYIAHIRASVGSMKERIDDVTTLARVRGQEMVFRDVNLTGLVRAVVAERRLEIDALEATVEVGRLATVPGDPTLLRQLFSNLMANALKFRRDSVKPVIRIASEPMPSQPGLEDNKVRVSVADNGVGFSRDMARHIFHMFETTQARPSGSTPGLSLGLCRLIVERHNGLIWATGTPGVGARFTIELPKA; the protein is encoded by the coding sequence ATGGCCTCGTTTCCGGCAGAAACCACGCTAAGCAGGGTTTTTCCCCAGAACGGCTCAAGGTTGGGTCGTGACGAGGGATCGCCGTATGAGGCTGTGTTCCAGTTGTCCGGCCACGGAATGGCGATACTCGAGCGCAGGACTGACGGCACGTTCCGCATCAAGGACTACAACCGCGCCGCAGAGCGCGCCATAGGCTCGGGCTCGGCGGGGTCACGAGCAGCTGCCGGGTGCAGCCTTGAGGAAGTGCTGCCTGGCATCTCTGCCATGGGCCTGAACGGCCGGCTGAATGAATCGCTGGACACAAACAGCAAGGTTCATCTGGGCGCCATCGAGTACAGGCCGCCCTCCGGACCGCAGACTGTGTTCACGGGCGATGTCGTTCCGCTCGAAGACAACCTCCTGCTCATCTCCTTTGAGAACATTACAGGCCACGTCGAGCAACTTCCCGGGGAGGGGACAGGCGGGGATGGCGCACAGCTGGACAGTCTTGCCGTGCGGGTTGCCCAGGAGCTTCGCGAGCCGGTGGGCAGCATCAAGCTGGCCGCCGATCTGCTCTTCAAGGACGAGTCCCAGAAACTGCCGCACCCAGCCGGAGAGTACATCGCCCATATCCGCGCGTCGGTCGGCTCCATGAAAGAGCGTATCGACGACGTGACGACGCTCGCACGTGTGCGGGGCCAGGAAATGGTCTTCCGCGACGTTAATCTGACCGGGCTCGTGCGCGCAGTCGTGGCGGAACGTCGCCTGGAAATCGATGCGCTTGAGGCGACCGTCGAGGTAGGCCGCCTTGCCACGGTACCCGGAGATCCGACCCTGTTGCGCCAGCTGTTCAGCAACCTGATGGCGAACGCGCTGAAATTCAGACGGGACAGCGTAAAGCCCGTGATCAGAATTGCCTCCGAGCCCATGCCCAGCCAGCCGGGGCTTGAGGACAACAAGGTCAGGGTCAGCGTCGCTGACAACGGCGTCGGCTTTTCCCGGGATATGGCGCGACACATCTTCCATATGTTCGAGACCACGCAGGCCCGCCCGTCCGGATCGACCCCTGGCCTGAGTCTGGGGCTTTGCCGACTGATTGTGGAACGCCACAACGGGCTGATCTGGGCCACGGGCACGCCGGGTGTCGGTGCGCGATTCACCATCGAACTGCCCAAGGCCTGA
- a CDS encoding bifunctional transcriptional activator/DNA repair protein Ada translates to MITQTLPERDEMIRAFMGRDASFDGLFYTAVRTTGIFCLPSCPARKPKPENVEFFPTQRDALFSGYRPCKRCRPMEGETTVPEWLRPLLRAVDQDPDKRWRDRDLRAMNLSPERVRRWFQSVHGMTFHAYARARRLQQALGQIREGASVTAAAYDSGYESLSGFGSAVRKMTGTTPTDTPAVIVSQRIETPVGPMIAAADDEALLLLEFADRRMLETQVSRIQKRLGAPMAPGTNAILEQLQRELDAYFEGTLQRFEVPLKMTGTEFQEKVWHALLEIPFGTTTHYGAIAEGIGMPTGMRAVARANGDNRIAIIIPCHRVIGKDGKLTGYGGGLWRKRKLLDHEQGLFVLGSA, encoded by the coding sequence ATGATCACGCAGACGCTGCCCGAACGCGATGAGATGATTCGGGCGTTCATGGGCCGTGATGCCTCCTTTGACGGACTGTTTTACACGGCCGTGCGCACTACCGGGATTTTCTGTCTGCCCTCATGCCCGGCGCGCAAACCGAAGCCGGAGAACGTGGAATTCTTTCCCACCCAGCGCGACGCGCTGTTCAGCGGCTACCGGCCCTGCAAAAGGTGCCGGCCCATGGAGGGCGAGACAACGGTACCTGAGTGGCTTCGGCCGCTGCTCCGCGCCGTGGATCAGGACCCGGACAAACGGTGGCGGGACCGGGACCTGCGCGCCATGAACCTCAGCCCGGAGCGCGTTCGCCGGTGGTTCCAGTCGGTGCACGGCATGACCTTTCACGCCTACGCCCGGGCGCGCCGTCTACAGCAGGCGCTGGGGCAGATCCGGGAGGGCGCATCCGTCACGGCGGCGGCGTATGATTCCGGCTATGAATCCCTCTCCGGCTTTGGCTCTGCCGTGCGCAAGATGACCGGCACCACGCCCACTGACACACCGGCCGTCATCGTCAGCCAGCGTATCGAGACGCCGGTCGGACCGATGATCGCCGCCGCAGACGACGAGGCTCTGCTGCTTCTTGAGTTCGCCGATCGACGCATGCTGGAGACCCAGGTCTCACGCATCCAGAAACGACTGGGCGCCCCCATGGCGCCGGGTACAAACGCCATCCTCGAACAGCTCCAGAGGGAACTGGACGCCTATTTCGAAGGCACCCTCCAGCGCTTCGAGGTCCCGCTCAAGATGACCGGAACCGAGTTTCAGGAGAAGGTCTGGCACGCGCTCCTGGAGATCCCTTTCGGAACCACCACGCACTACGGGGCCATCGCAGAAGGCATCGGCATGCCGACCGGGATGCGCGCTGTGGCGCGGGCGAACGGCGACAACCGCATTGCCATCATCATTCCCTGCCATCGGGTCATTGGCAAGGACGGCAAGCTCACCGGGTACGGTGGCGGGCTCTGGCGCAAGCGCAAGCTGCTGGATCACGAGCAGGGCCTTTTTGTGCTTGGATCCGCCTGA